In Halogeometricum sp. S1BR25-6, a single genomic region encodes these proteins:
- a CDS encoding CopD family protein, whose translation MVLDTAMVTLHVLTGALWVGSVVFVAGAVLPAALDGSLDAGPLETLADRLVYGSRVASVVMFLTGGHLAGTRYTFELLAESGRGHLVLAMLVLWVALAALVEVGRSRLVAGLREKRVRTPVRETITLFRAAAVVGVLLLVDGGLLAAGFAPY comes from the coding sequence ATGGTACTCGACACCGCGATGGTCACGCTGCACGTCCTCACGGGCGCGCTCTGGGTGGGAAGCGTCGTCTTCGTCGCCGGGGCGGTGCTCCCCGCCGCCCTCGACGGGTCGCTGGACGCCGGACCGCTGGAGACGCTGGCCGACAGGCTGGTCTACGGCTCCCGCGTCGCGTCGGTGGTGATGTTCCTCACCGGCGGCCACCTCGCCGGGACGCGCTACACGTTCGAGTTGCTCGCGGAATCCGGTCGCGGTCACCTCGTCCTCGCCATGCTCGTCCTCTGGGTGGCGCTCGCCGCCCTCGTGGAGGTCGGTCGGAGCCGACTCGTCGCCGGCCTCCGCGAGAAGCGCGTCCGGACGCCCGTCCGCGAGACTATCACCTTGTTCCGCGCGGCCGCCGTCGTCGGGGTGCTCCTCCTCGTCGACGGGGGTCTGCTGGCCGCGGGATTCGCGCCGTACTGA
- a CDS encoding DUF7260 family protein, with product MSRADGDGTPLVGAYLGDATSLVRRERRRCTDERTAFRAFRSAVADVRPTAPPEGSGGPPAAGALSRTGRSASLTAVSREYRRTVMAVPHYESEYGDEYAESVAAEFGEAVAAGLTGGGTLTPPLRGAVVEGATAAMREREEFVSLLAAESSSLASARTTVDDSVDRLRALDNRPLSERSFADLARLRTAVLDVRDGLDEAAARRQETMRSHRRTLSNRAPSVAGYLYADLPVDHPALDALASARSLVETALARVDRRSVAAL from the coding sequence ATGAGCCGTGCGGACGGCGACGGCACGCCGCTCGTCGGTGCATACCTCGGCGACGCCACCTCGCTGGTCCGGCGCGAGCGTCGACGCTGCACGGACGAGCGGACGGCATTCCGGGCGTTTCGCTCGGCCGTCGCGGACGTCCGGCCGACGGCGCCGCCCGAGGGGTCCGGCGGACCGCCGGCGGCCGGTGCGCTCTCGCGGACCGGACGGTCGGCCTCGCTGACCGCCGTCAGCCGGGAGTACCGGCGGACCGTGATGGCGGTTCCGCACTACGAGTCCGAGTACGGCGACGAGTACGCCGAGAGCGTCGCCGCCGAGTTCGGAGAAGCGGTCGCCGCCGGCCTGACCGGCGGCGGGACGCTGACCCCGCCGCTCCGCGGCGCCGTCGTGGAGGGGGCAACGGCCGCGATGCGGGAACGCGAGGAGTTCGTCTCGCTGCTCGCCGCCGAGTCGTCGTCGCTGGCGTCGGCGCGGACCACCGTCGACGACTCGGTGGACCGCCTTCGGGCGCTGGACAACCGGCCGCTCTCGGAGCGGTCGTTCGCGGACCTCGCCCGACTCCGCACGGCCGTCCTCGACGTGCGGGACGGACTGGACGAGGCGGCCGCGCGCCGGCAGGAGACGATGCGGTCGCACCGGCGAACGCTCTCGAACCGCGCCCCGAGCGTCGCCGGCTACCTCTACGCCGACCTGCCGGTCGACCACCCGGCGCTGGACGCCCTCGCGAGCGCTCGGTCGCTCGTCGAGACGGCGCTGGCGCGCGTCGACCGGCGGTCGGTGGCGGCCCTCTGA
- a CDS encoding iron transporter — translation MPDNPEKQPSDEVDLNQIQQSRTEGEAYQTSVSYMANTVANDGGTTEAGDYVVGYAQEEAEPMYELAGEGEFELVEPDDENCHLEVVVADRGDKRFVPYCDVSATLERSGEEYGPFELNFLWHPGVYHYGSNVEVPEGGTYDMHVTVEPPEFHRHDEQNGDRYGETVEVTFEEIDVETGQD, via the coding sequence GTGCCTGACAATCCCGAGAAGCAACCGAGCGACGAGGTCGACCTGAACCAGATTCAGCAGTCTCGCACGGAGGGCGAAGCGTACCAGACGTCGGTCTCCTACATGGCGAACACCGTCGCCAACGACGGCGGCACGACCGAGGCGGGCGACTACGTCGTCGGCTACGCACAGGAGGAGGCCGAACCGATGTACGAACTCGCGGGCGAGGGCGAGTTCGAACTCGTCGAACCCGACGACGAGAACTGCCACCTCGAAGTCGTCGTCGCCGACCGTGGCGACAAGCGATTCGTCCCCTACTGCGACGTCTCCGCGACGCTCGAACGCAGTGGAGAGGAGTACGGCCCCTTCGAGTTGAACTTCCTCTGGCATCCCGGCGTCTACCACTACGGGTCCAACGTCGAGGTGCCCGAGGGCGGGACGTACGACATGCACGTCACCGTCGAACCGCCGGAGTTCCACCGCCACGACGAGCAGAACGGCGACCGGTACGGCGAGACGGTCGAGGTCACGTTCGAGGAGATAGACGTGGAGACGGGACAGGACTGA